The genomic interval TGAAAGCCATCCACCATGACTTTCTCTCCGGCCTTGAGCCCGTCGAGAACGACCCAGCGGTTGTTCTGCGCCGCGCTGATCTTGATCGCCCGTTGGGACACCTTGCCATCGTCTCCCACCACACTGACGGTGTCGCCCTGCTGGGTCCGTGTCACGGCCTGCTGGGGGAGACTGATGGCATTGCTGGCTTGCGCCTGTTCAAGGCGCACCCGCAGGTACAGACCAGGCAGCAGTTCCCCTTTCGGGTTGGGCACTTCGGCGCGCAGTGTGACTTGGCCTGTGGTGGAGTCCACCGACAGATCGGTGAACAGCAGTTTCCCGGGCTGTTCGTACTCCGTGCCGTCACCCATGACGAGCTTGACACTGGCAGCGTTGCCGTCGCCAGTGCGCTTGAATTGCCCGCTTTCCACGGCACGGCGCAACCGGTATACGTCGCTTGCGGACTGGGTGAAGTTCACGTAAACAGGGTTGATTTGCTGCACGACAGCCAGTGGTGTTGCCTCGCCTTGACCCACCAGTGCGCCTTCGGTCACCAGTGCCCGGCCAATGCGGCCGGAGATGGGTGACGTCACGCTGGCGTAGCCGAGGTTGATATCTGCCGTGCGCACCGCAGCTTTCGCTGAGGCGACGTCAGCCAGTGCCTGCTTCTCAGCTGCCTCCGCATTTACGAATTCCTGTTTGCTGATGGCGTTTGCACCCACCAGCGGCCGATAGCGCTCCACCAGCGCGCTTGCCTGGGCCAGGTTGGCCTGGGCCTTCGCGAGGCTTGCCCGGGCGCTTTCGGCCGCTGCGGCGTAGGGCGCAGGATCGATACGGAACAGGGGCTGGCCCGCCTTCACATCGCTTCCTTCTTTGAAGAGCCGCTGCTGCAGGATGCCCGCTGCTCGCGCGCGCACCTCGGCAATTCGGGAGGCTTCAATGCGTCCTGGCAATTCGGTCACGAGCCCTATATCACCGGGCGTAGCAGTTACGACGCCCACCTCGACCGGAGGCATTTGGGCGCTGTTTCCAGGGGCTGGTTCGCCGGATTTGCCGCAAGCCGTCAAAAGCATCGTGGTCGTGAGAATGGCCAGTGCGGTGCGTGTCTTCTGCTTGGACAGGCTCAAAGGCGAGGTGGTGGTGCATGCGGCACGCATTTTTGGCATGGGAGACCTTTTGATGGGCATCAAAGAAGTGGGGGGCAGAAGCGGAGGGCGAATGTAGCGTTTCATCGCCGTCGGCAACCGTGGAAGCTGGTCTGAAATTATACATACAATCATGAATGTATAATTGCTACCAAGACCTTGCTGCGGAACGTCGGCGGTCGGGTTCAATGAGACAAGGAACGCTATGGCGCGTAAAACAAAAGAAGAGGCGATTGCAACGCGCAATGGGTTGATTGATGCTGCGGAATGTGTTTTTCTTGAGAAGGGCGTCTCGCGCGCATCGTTGAGTGACATCGCGCATGCTGCTGGAGCGACTCGTGGGGCCATCTACTGGCACTTCAAGGACAAGGTTGACCTGTTCAAGGCCATGATGGAGCGGGGAACCTTGCCGTTGGAGCAGGGGTACAGGGAGATTGAGTGCAGCACCTGCGCGGATCCCGTGCAGCGTTTGCGGGCGATGATGGCGTTGGTGCTGCGGACCGTGGCGTCTGATGAGCGCACACGGCGAGTTTTCGAAATTGCTTTGTACAGGGTGGAGTACGTGACGGATCTCGCAGGCGTGCGAGAGCGGCATGTAACAGCTTCTGAAGCCTTTACGCGGCAGTTGTCGCGGGATTTTGAGAACGCCGCGCAGTTACAGGGCATTGTCTTGCCGATGACGCCCATGGAGGCTGCGGTCGGCCTGCATGCGTTGTTCAATGGGTTGATGCAGAACTGGATATTGAATGAAGGTGCGTTTGATCTGGTGCGCGTCGGGCGCGTCAGCACGGATGCGTATCTGCTGGGACTTGGCTTGTCGCTACCGGCGGGTTGAGCGGGGTGGCGGCGCGCGGTGGGACGAATTGTGTGGCGAATGCAGGATCTTCCGGTTGGGGGTGGCCTGCTGACGTGCAATAATCGAAGTCTGCGCTGACGCGCGGTGTGCGGCTGTAGCTCAGTGGATAGAGTATTGGCCTCCGAAGGCTGTCGTCATCGGCGAAAAACGCAACAGGTAGACTCTTGGTCTCCAAACAGCATGCGGCTGTAGCTCAGTGGATAGAGTATCGGCCTCCGAAGCCGAGGGTCGTGGGTTCGATCCCCGCCAGCCGCACCAGAATTAACGACTTACGTGAGCTACTCATGCCCCACGCAGCAGTCGGTTGATTTCCTACCTACTCTTCTGAAGCCAGTGCTGGGCCCAGAGAAGTTCTAAGTGCAAGGGTCAGAGGCGTTCATGGCCATTTTCTGTGGCCCATCCGTGGCCCACTTGTAGCCCATCCAAAACCTATTGTCCTTCGGTGGAGGTCATGTTTGACTATTGGTCTTAGGCCCATTCAGCTTGCGCTGCATTCATCCGGCCGCCTGCCCTTACGAAGCAGGCATTTCTTCTTGCTTGCTGGAATCGAAATATTCGCGACAAGCGGTAGCTAATTTCGTTCGCGATTTCTTCACCTACCCCCTACCCCAAGCAGCGTGCCATGCCATTGACCTCGCTTCTCAATCATTTGTCGATCAAGGGCAAGAGTGTGTATGTCTTCGATGACCATCGCATAGCACTTGCTGCTTGAGCTAGCATCGGACTACCGATGTGATCCGCTTCTAGTGTCCTGAGTTAAAAATTCATTGAATTATTTTCCCTGACGGTGATCAGTCGTGTAGTGTGTTGTACGACGAGGTGGCCATGAGCGGAAGACCAAAGACTCCATTGGTGTTGGGCGCGACGGAGCGAGAGCAACTGATTGCGCTGACCAAGCGTCGCAAGACAGCGCAGGCCTTGGCCCTGCGAGCGCGGATCGTGCTCGCTTGCGCAGAGGGCTTGGACAACAAAGTGGTGGCAGCGCGCCTGCGGGTCACGCAGCAAACAGTTTCCAAGTGGCGGGGCCGTTTTGTTGAACTTCGCATGCAGGGTTTGTTGGATGCGCCACGTCCTGGCGCTCCGCGCACGATTGAAGATGAGCGCGTCGATGCAGTGATCGCCAAGACGCTGGAGTCTGTGCCAGTAGGCGCGACTCATTGGAGTACCCGCACCATGGCCCACGCAATGGGCATGTCACAGACGGCTGTCAGTCGAATCTGGCGGGCTTTCGGTCTACAGCCGCACCGCCAGGAGACGTTCAAGCTCTCCAGTGATCCGCTGTTTGTCGACAAAGTCCGTGACATCGTCGGCTTGTACATGGACCCGCCCGTCAAGGCGATGGTGCTGTGCGTGGATGAGAAGAGCCAGATACAGGCGCTGGACCGCACACAGCCGATCTTGCCGCTGGCACCAGGTATTCCTGAGCGCAGAACGCACGACTACATGCGCCATGGAACGACGACGCTGTTTGCGGCACTGGACATTGCCACGGGGGAGGTGATTGGACAGTTACACAGGCGCCATCGCAGCACGGAGTTTTTGCAGTTCCTGCGTACCATTGAAGCGAATGTGCCAGCCCAGCTGGATGTGCATTTGGTGATGGACAACTACGGCACGCACAAGACCCCTGCGGTCAAGGCATGGTTTGCAAGACACCCCAGGTTCCACGTGCACTTCACGCCAACCTCCGCGTCTTGGCTCAATCAGGTGGAACGTTGGTTTGCAACCCTGACCGAGAAGTACATCCGTCGCGGCACACACCGATCGACAAGACAGCTTGAGCAGGCGATTCGCCAATACCTGGAACTGAACAACTCAAATCCCACACCGTTCGTCTGGGTCAAGTCTGCCGATGACATCCTGGCGAGCATCGAGAGATTTTGTCTACGAATTTCTAACTCAGGACACTAGTGACCGGTCGCCCGCTGTGAACCATCTGGGCGGCGCAGCCAGCTGCTCTACATTGCTCCAGTCACCCGTTTCGCCAAGAAGATGTTCAACTTTCTCGTCACCTCCATCTATGGGGCCTGGGATCGCCCGCGCTACGAGTACGAACGCTGCAGGATTCTCGAGCAATCTCATGCTCACTGAGCAGAGAGGCGGTGCGGCTTGCGTTGCAGCTACGCTCCCGCTATACAAGCCGCACTTGGCATCTATATGGGGTAGAAAGAAAGCAAGCGTTGTTTTGTGGATGAACGTTCCCGGCGTTATCCGTGGCTTTTGGAGACCGATCGTGGTGTCTACCCGGTCGCCAAGGTGCTGATGATTGACAAGGGTGCACCGCTCACGTTGATTGCACTGAGCAACGGCAGACGCGTGATCTGTGAAGAGCGGCTGGTCGTGTGTGCCCGGACCGTGGGAGAGGAGCGGCAGATTGCTGCCAAGGGTGAAGGGAAATGAGGAAACCGGCACCAAGTGCAAACCAGTGAAAGGATCAGGTGTGTAGCAACGAACTCCTCTTACCCACGTGTTGGAGGGGCGATGCACTCATTCCCTGACCACCGGCATGGAGTTGAAGTTGATCTTGTCCGGTGAACTGTTTCCGATTTGATTTTCAAGCCTAGCCACGGGGACTCTTGCTGTGGCAAATGGCGCGGCCTTGCTAGGTCGAGACCGAGTCGTGTGGCCTTCACATCAACCACTTCCATAGGAGGCAGTAAGGGTATCTCCTATGGTGCGAGGTTTTAGCAGAGCATAAAAATGCGTCTGTCGAGAAATCGTCACCACTCATTCAACGTCGACTGCCAGTGCTGCCAGTCAGATGTTGGGCAAAAAAGCCCGAATCGGAATAACTCCGGTTCGGGCTTTTTCGTTTTCTGTCTTTCAACTTTGCTTCGGACGAGATCACACCCTCATCCGGCTGGCGGAGCTTTGCTTGATCGGAATTCTGTTGGGCTGTGGCGGTTGCTTGTCGGAGATCTTCTGTGTCTAGGGCTTACTTTTTCACAGGTGGATCACAAGTCGTCATTTCCGTAAACACAACTGCCAGGAGCTTGACCATGACTGAACTGAATCGCCGCGACATTATGAAGACCGGAGGATCGATGCTGATCCTTGGCGCAGCCGGGGGGGTGCCTGCAATCGCATCAGCGCAAGAGACCGTCAAACTGGGGCTCTTGCATTCGCTGTCGGGCACTATCGCCATCGCGGAGGCGTCTTTGGTCGATGCAGAAAAGCTCGCCATTGAGGAGATCAACGCAAGCGGTGGCGTCATGGGACGGAAGATCGAAGCTGTGGTCGAAGATGGTGCCAGCGACAACTCGGTTTTCGCAGAAAAGGCCCGCAAGCTTCTGGAGCGAGACAAAGTGGCTGCCATCGTGGGTTGCTACACCTCCGCCTCAAGAAAAGCGGTTCTGCCCGCACTCGGACGTGCCAAAGGTTTGCTGTACTACCCGACGTACTACGAAGGCCAAGAGCAGGACAAACAGGTTTTCTATCCATCGCAGGAGGCCACCCAATCGGTCATCGCCGCTGTGGAGTGGCTCGCTCGTGAAAAGGGCAAGACCTTCTTCTTGGTCGGCTCCGACTACATCTATCCCCGCACCTGCAACAAGATTGCGAAACCCACCATCGTGAAAGCTGGCGGCAAGGTGCTTGGCGAGGAATACGCCCCACTGGGTCACACCGAGTTCTCCTCGATCATCAACAAGATCAAGGCCGCAAAACCAGACTGCATCTACAGCACAGTCGTCGGTGGCTCCAACGTAGCCTTCTACAAGCAACTGCGCGCGGCTGGCCTTGACGGCTCGAAGCAGGTGCTGTTGTCCACGGTGGTTTCTGAAAACGAAATCGAAGGTATCGGCAAGGATAACGCGGCTGGCTACTACGCCTGCATGGGGTACTTCCAGAGCATCAAGTCGCCTGGCAACGAAAAATTCGTGAAAGCCTTCAAAGCGAAGTATGGACAGGATCGGGTTATCGGAGACCCGATGCAAGTGGCCTACAACAGCGTCTACCTGTGGAAGATGGCTGTGGAGAAGGCCAAGTCCTTTGACGTGGACAAGGTGATTGCCGCCTCGGGAGGCATCGAGCTGCAAGCCCCTGAAGGCACCGTGCGCATGCACGCTACGAACCACCATGTGTGGAAGAAAGTGCGCATCGGACGCGCACGCCCTGACGGTCAATTCGAAATCGTGTGGGAAGCCCCTGCATTGGTTGAGCCCAATCCCTTCCCCAAGATCTGAGGAAGCAGGACCGATGACCGGGCGCCGCTGGCGCTCGGCCATTTCAACGCAGCAGGAGCGGCAGGATGAGTTTCGATATTGCAGTGATGCAGATGTTCAACGGGGTCAGCCTGTTCAGCATTCTGTTGTTGATGGCGATTGGTTTGGCCGTGGTGTTCGGACTCATGGGCGTGATCAACATGGCCCATGGCGAATTGATGGCCTTGGGTGCGTACATGACGTACGTGGCATCACTGGCCTTCGAGCGCTGGGCGCCAGCCTGGATGGACGTTTACCTGTTCGCCGCCATACCCTTCGCATTCATGGTGACCTTTGCGTTTGGCTACGCACTGGAACGCGGCTTCATCCGCTTCTTCTACAACCGTCCGCTGGACACGCTACTGGCCACTTGGGGCCTGAGTCTCATCATGCAGCAGACTTACCGCACCGTATTCGGCGCGCAAGAGGTCAGCGTGCCGCTGCCCAGCTGGCTCGCCGGCGCCTGGGAGCCGGTGGTGGGCATTCAGTTGCCGATCACGCGCATCTTCATCGTCGGTCTGACGATCACGGTCGCGG from Acidovorax sp. FHTAMBA carries:
- a CDS encoding efflux RND transporter periplasmic adaptor subunit; this translates as MRAACTTTSPLSLSKQKTRTALAILTTTMLLTACGKSGEPAPGNSAQMPPVEVGVVTATPGDIGLVTELPGRIEASRIAEVRARAAGILQQRLFKEGSDVKAGQPLFRIDPAPYAAAAESARASLAKAQANLAQASALVERYRPLVGANAISKQEFVNAEAAEKQALADVASAKAAVRTADINLGYASVTSPISGRIGRALVTEGALVGQGEATPLAVVQQINPVYVNFTQSASDVYRLRRAVESGQFKRTGDGNAASVKLVMGDGTEYEQPGKLLFTDLSVDSTTGQVTLRAEVPNPKGELLPGLYLRVRLEQAQASNAISLPQQAVTRTQQGDTVSVVGDDGKVSQRAIKISAAQNNRWVVLDGLKAGEKVMVDGFQKLQMLPPGTPVKPVPWQAPGTASAPAVTAPSPTAAASKP
- a CDS encoding TetR family transcriptional regulator — translated: MARKTKEEAIATRNGLIDAAECVFLEKGVSRASLSDIAHAAGATRGAIYWHFKDKVDLFKAMMERGTLPLEQGYREIECSTCADPVQRLRAMMALVLRTVASDERTRRVFEIALYRVEYVTDLAGVRERHVTASEAFTRQLSRDFENAAQLQGIVLPMTPMEAAVGLHALFNGLMQNWILNEGAFDLVRVGRVSTDAYLLGLGLSLPAG
- a CDS encoding IS630 family transposase, translating into MSGRPKTPLVLGATEREQLIALTKRRKTAQALALRARIVLACAEGLDNKVVAARLRVTQQTVSKWRGRFVELRMQGLLDAPRPGAPRTIEDERVDAVIAKTLESVPVGATHWSTRTMAHAMGMSQTAVSRIWRAFGLQPHRQETFKLSSDPLFVDKVRDIVGLYMDPPVKAMVLCVDEKSQIQALDRTQPILPLAPGIPERRTHDYMRHGTTTLFAALDIATGEVIGQLHRRHRSTEFLQFLRTIEANVPAQLDVHLVMDNYGTHKTPAVKAWFARHPRFHVHFTPTSASWLNQVERWFATLTEKYIRRGTHRSTRQLEQAIRQYLELNNSNPTPFVWVKSADDILASIERFCLRISNSGH
- the urtA gene encoding urea ABC transporter substrate-binding protein yields the protein MTELNRRDIMKTGGSMLILGAAGGVPAIASAQETVKLGLLHSLSGTIAIAEASLVDAEKLAIEEINASGGVMGRKIEAVVEDGASDNSVFAEKARKLLERDKVAAIVGCYTSASRKAVLPALGRAKGLLYYPTYYEGQEQDKQVFYPSQEATQSVIAAVEWLAREKGKTFFLVGSDYIYPRTCNKIAKPTIVKAGGKVLGEEYAPLGHTEFSSIINKIKAAKPDCIYSTVVGGSNVAFYKQLRAAGLDGSKQVLLSTVVSENEIEGIGKDNAAGYYACMGYFQSIKSPGNEKFVKAFKAKYGQDRVIGDPMQVAYNSVYLWKMAVEKAKSFDVDKVIAASGGIELQAPEGTVRMHATNHHVWKKVRIGRARPDGQFEIVWEAPALVEPNPFPKI
- the urtB gene encoding urea ABC transporter permease subunit UrtB; this translates as MSFDIAVMQMFNGVSLFSILLLMAIGLAVVFGLMGVINMAHGELMALGAYMTYVASLAFERWAPAWMDVYLFAAIPFAFMVTFAFGYALERGFIRFFYNRPLDTLLATWGLSLIMQQTYRTVFGAQEVSVPLPSWLAGAWEPVVGIQLPITRIFIVGLTITVAVAVYMLLYQTRWGVKVRAVTQNRAIAGATGINTQRVDALTFALGSGLAGIAGCVFTMIGSTNPGTGQLYIVDSFIVVVFGGVQSLAGTALSAFAIAQTQTWLEFLMSGSMAKATILLLVIVVLYFRPNGLFALRTRS